CAAATCATTCCAGTACCATAACCTAATCAAATCTGTGGCAGCAGTTACTGACACATGATGTTGACTTGACATGACTTAAACTTATATTTTCTCTTGTGGATGCACTGACCTTTTGATTGGGAGGTTTCTTGGTCTGTTTGAAGGTCTCGGTCTGTGAAACCCAATAGGTGCGTGCAAGCTGGATATAGAGATAACCAATGATCAGTCCTGGGGCGACAATGCTGGTGCAGAACAGGAAGGTGATGTAAATTTTGTAGGAGAGTTGTGACAAGGTGGACTGGCACATAACCTTGTTCCCCACTGTCATTAGTTGAATGCCCACAATCATTGGTATTGTGAGGATGAGAGATGCAACCCATACCAGCAGAGCGATGGCCTTCCGGTAACTTTTGGATCGCTTGACTGTGTCGAGTGGTTTGAGCACAGCAAAGTAGCGCTCCGTGCTCATGATTGTCAGGGTGAAGATACTGGCGTGCATTGTCAGGAAGTCCATGCTGATCAGAATCCGACATCCTGCATCCCCATAGTACCATCCCTTAAGGTAATGGGTGCAAACTACAAAGGGTATAGTAAGAAGATACAGCAGATCTGCCAAAGCAAGGTTTACGATGTAGATGTACATAGAGGCTGCATTCCTCATGGAGTGGCACATGACCACCAGGGTGTAGATGTTCATTGAGACTCCAACGAGGCACATGATCGAGAGGATGGTGCCAATGGCAAAGGTGGCAGCTATGTCCTCATGTGCATTCAGAGGGGGGTCAGTGGCATTGGTGCCCCTTTCCACAAGGACTCCTACAGGCTCCATGGATACTGTTGTCATATCTAGACATGTGAGAACAGAAACGTAAAGGGTGAGGGTGGTAGTCATACAGAAAAGACTTTTGGTCAAGGTCTACTAACTTGAAGTGGTCCCTGAGAGAGACTATGCAGGCCTGCTTGATTTCATTTATAATCTCCATTTGTGATAATAAGAAGAAATCAGGAAAGGACTTAATGAGCTTACTGTCATTGCAAAGCTTCATTTCAAGCTCGATCTCTCATTTGCAAAATCTGTATCTCTCAGTTGAAGTACCTCTGACTGCTTCCAATCAGTCATATTAGTCATGGCTTAAAAAGCAGCTCTTAAAAGGCCTTCAAGCTCCTTTCAATTCAATTGAATGTTTATGCAAATACCATGAATCTGTTCGTTCCCAAGTTTACCTTAATTGGTGATGAAATGAGAAGTTGGAACAGTTTTGGAAGTGTCTTTGCTTCTGACCTCGGGTTTTTAGATGGCAAAACTGTCCATTTGTGGAAGAATTGCTTACATCTTTTAATCAAGTGAAAGTAGCAATACTTTCTACTAAAAGT
The Scatophagus argus isolate fScaArg1 chromosome 21, fScaArg1.pri, whole genome shotgun sequence genome window above contains:
- the LOC124052246 gene encoding urotensin-2 receptor, which gives rise to MTTVSMEPVGVLVERGTNATDPPLNAHEDIAATFAIGTILSIMCLVGVSMNIYTLVVMCHSMRNAASMYIYIVNLALADLLYLLTIPFVVCTHYLKGWYYGDAGCRILISMDFLTMHASIFTLTIMSTERYFAVLKPLDTVKRSKSYRKAIALLVWVASLILTIPMIVGIQLMTVGNKVMCQSTLSQLSYKIYITFLFCTSIVAPGLIIGYLYIQLARTYWVSQTETFKQTKKPPNQKVLYLIFTIVLLFWACFLPFWIWQLLDQFELSQSLSAKAKRNINYLTTCLTYSNSCINPFLYTLLTKNYKEYMRKHKRSWTAGSYFSRSRRFQRSPRRSPSSSSQQCTESFMLSHTASLPAHNSCL